Part of the Candidatus Neomarinimicrobiota bacterium genome, CTGAAGCGTTTTGTATTTCTCACCGCAATAATCTTTGGCGTAATTTCCCCCGTTATCAGTACGACGATCGTGACGATAACGACCTGGATAGCCACAATAATCACCTCATTGATGCCCAGCTGGACCGCCAGGGCGCTGGCAATGAGGGCCGCCAATGAACCGATGGTTATATTGACGATGGTATTTCCGGTGAGGATAGCGATGAGCAGTCGCTTTGGCTTGGAGAGCAGGTACAGGATACGCTCGTTGGGGTGATCCTGCTGTTCCCTGATCCGTTCGATTTCGTTGTCTCTGAGGCTGAACAGCGCCGTCTCAGAGCCGGAAAAAAAGGCACTCAGCAGGAGCAGCCCGAGAAAGAGTAAAATCTGGATCGCCAGGAAGGACATAGGCTCAAATAATCTTATGGAATAGAATTACGGCAGATGTTGTACAATTAGCGGTTCGTCGAACGATGCGAGGTGCCGGTCCTCTTTGGAGGTCATTATTGCCTTTTTCTCGTCCGTATCGTCTTCGTAGCCCAGCAGATGGAGAATCCCGTGAATCGCCAGCCGCAGGATTTCCATGTCGGCGGTTACATCGTACTCCATGGCTTGTTCCGCCGCCCGATGCAGGCTGATGTACACCTCACCCTCAACCTTGCTCTCCTCATAGGAATTGAGCCGAAATGCGATAACGTCGGTGTACACGTCCTGCCCGAAAAACTCATGCTTCAGTTCACGCAAATATTCGTCGTCGACCAGGATGATATCGATTTCCGCCTCTGTACACTGCTCCGCATCCAATACCGAGCGAACCGCCTTCAAAACCGGCGTTTCATCATATTCAAGCCCCTCCAGATTGGTTTCAATCCGGATACGGTGAGCCGGAGTGGCTAGGCTTTGGTCGCTTTGAGGTTCTTCCGCCATTCTTTCTGTTGGCTTTTATTGCCTTTCTGCTGGTCAGGATACTCAATCCGCAGGTGGTACATACCGAACAGGATCGGGACAAACGCCTCGCGGATTTCGCTCAGCTCTTTGATCGTGAGCGGACAGTCATCCAGCTGACCGTCCTTGAGGCGCTTATCGAACATCATATCGATAAACTGATGAAATTTCTGTGGCGTGGGGTTTTTGATGGAACGGGTGCCGGCCTCGATGGATTCGCAAAGCATAACAATCCCGGTTTCCTTGGTATTCGGCTTGGGCCCTTCGTGCCGGAAGTCCGCCTCGTTGACTTCTTCCCCGGTTTCCGCGGCATTTTCCAGCGCCTTTTGGTAGAAATATTCAATCTTCATGGTGCCGTGATGCATGGGAATAAAGTCAGCGACTTCCTTGGGAAGATTATGTTCTTTGGCCAGTTCCAGCCCCTCTTTCACGTGCGCCTGGATAATCAGCGCGCTGAGCTGTGGCTTCAGATTATCGTGCCGGTTTTCGCTGCTTTTCTGGTTTTCTACAAAGTATTCCGGCTTGTTCATTTTGCCGATATCGTGATAGTACGCGCCGACCCGGGCCAGCAGCGAATTGGCGCCGATGGCCTCAGCGGCCGCCTCTGCCAGGTTTCCGACCACCACGCTGTGATGATAGGTTCCCGGCGCTTTCATGGCGAGTTGCTTCAGCAACGGCCGGTTCAAATCAGACATTTCCAGCAGCGTCATATCCGTGGTGATCTTAAAAGACATCTCGATGAGCGCGATCAAGCCGTACGTCAGCAGCGGCGAGAGAACACCGTTCCCTGCCGCCCAGACGAAATTACTGCCAAGGTGTCTGAGATCCGGCACGAGCGTCAATTCTGTGGCGAACAGGGCCAGGTAATACGCCCCGGTAATATACAGGATGGCGTAATAGAGCTGGTTCCGCGTGCGCAGACGCCGTACCGCATAAATGGCCAGCGTACTGGCGAAAATGGTGGTAATAAAGAAATTCATCCGGTTGCCCAGGAGCACCGAAATAAGAACGGTCAGTGTAATGGTCCCAAAGAAACTGACCCGCGCGTCATAAATTATGGTGAAGAGCATCGCCGCAATGGTAATCGGGATGAGGTACTCGGAGAGCCCCCACTGGTAGTAGATAAAGTAACTCAATACGGTAAACATGATAAATACCAGCGAAATGAGGAGAACATGCTTATTGTCCTCGTAAATCTCCGGCCTGTACGTCAGCAGGAATGCTACAAAGAAAAACAGGATAATTGCCACGAACAGCAGGCGACCGGTGTAGGTATAGACTTGCGAGAGGATCCCCTGTTCTCCGCCGCGTTTGGCCTTGGCGGCTGCCAGTGATGTGAGTTTCCGCTGGATCTCCGGTGTGACCCTGGTGTTGGCATCGACAATTTTTTCATTCTCAAGGACAATGCCTTTACTGATGGGCACTCTGGCGATGGCCTCTTCCTGGCGTCGTTCGGTCACTTCTTTCTGGTATACCAGGTTCGGCTCCATGAAGTGTACCACGACTTCGAATACGGCACTGACCAGCTGCTGGTTATCCTGTCCCAGCGCGGATTGAATCTGACGTTTGGCATTAATCCAGGCCTTGTTTCGGTCGTTATGGCTCTGCGCCGATTCAATGACTTCTTCGCCGCCGGATTGAATCGCCACCTGGTTGCTTGTGATATTCTCCATGGGGATATCATAGATCCCCTCGGCGAACTGGTCCCGGGTAATCCGTTTGACAATCGGCTCCAGAAACGGGACCAGCCGATCGGATCCGTCCGGCGCCTGCGCCATCAACAACACGTTCCACTTGTCCTGGCGGATATCGATACCATAGCTATCGTTAAACGATTCCACCAGCGAGGCGAAGGCCAAGGAATCTTTATAAACGGTATTCCCCTGCTGGGTATCACCCTGGGGAGTGGCAGAACCCGGCAACTCGGAGAGCGACGACTGATATCGCTGGTAAACGCGCCGGATCTGTTCCAAATCGGCAAAAAAGTTGGAGAGTTCGGTCAGTTGGGTGTCGACGACTGCCGGCTGGCGCCTGAATACAAACGGCACTTCCTGGCGGGCTTCCCGGCGATCCTCTTCCAGTTCCTGATCGGATTTCAACACCGGAAAGGTAAACGGCGCAATAATCGGCTCATTGGTAATTTCGTTGACCTGGTAGTTATACTCGACCGCCTCACTGCGGGGAAACATCAGCGCAGTGAGTACCAGAATCACGATCAGCAATCCGACTTTTACCCAGGCGCTGGTGCGCCACGGGCTATCGTGGGAATTCTGCTTACGGGAATTCCCCAACTTTCCCTTGGACGGGATACCGCTTCCACTGTCCGACGATCCTGATGATTTATTCGCCATACCTATTCTTTTAAGACCTCACGCGCAATTATCAGTCGCTGAATTTCGGAGGTTCCCTCACCGATTTCCAGTACTTTTGCATCTCTGAAGTAGCGTTCCACCGGAAAATCTTTGATGTAGCCGTATCCGCCGTGTGTTTGCACCGCCTGATTCGTGGCCCAGGTTGCCAATTCCGAGGTGTAGAGTTTTGCCATGCCGGCTTCTAACTTAAAGTCCTTGCCCTCGTCTTTTAGCCGGGCGGCATTGTACGTTAAATGATGTGCCGCTTCGATTTTCATTCTCATGTCAGCCAGAGGAAAGCTCACCCCCTGAAACCGCTTAATCTTCTTTCCAAAGGCTTCCCGTTCGTTCACATATTTCCTGGAGGCCTCGAACGCCGCTTCCGCCAGGCCGAGTCCCATGGCCGCAATGCTGATGCGTCCGCCGTCCAGGGTCTCCATGAACTGGGCGTATCCGCGATTGATTTCACCGAGCAGATTTTCTTTGGGAATGCGCATATCCTCAAAATGGACCTGTCGCGTATCCGACGCCCGCCAGCCCATCTTTTTTTCCTTTTTTCCGATGACAAGTCCCGGCGTGCCGGCTTCCACAACAAAACAGGAAATCCCATCGCTTCCCTTCGCGTCCGGATCGGTCACGGCCGTAAAGACGATGACACCGGCCTCGCCGCCGTTGGTCATAAACATTTTGCCGCCGTTCACGACCCATTCGTCGCCGTCGGGTACAGCTGTGGTTTGCGTGCCGGAGGCATCGCTCCCGGCCTGGGGTTCGGTCAGACCGAATGCGCCCAACCATTCACCCGAGGTCATCTTTGGGAGATATTTTTGCTTTTGCTCATCAGTTCCGAACCGAAAGATGGGAAATGTTCCCAGTGATGTGTGTGCCGCCATGGTGATAGCGGTTGATGAGCAGGCTTTGGTAAGTTCTTCGATGGCCAGGGCGTAGGATATGGTGTCCATTCCGGCGCCGCCGTATTCCTCGGGATACGGGATGCCCATCAATCCGAGTTCGCCCATCTGCTCCACTAATTCCGTGGGAAAGCGCTCGGTCTGATCCAGTTCGGCGGCTATCGGTTCCACCTCGTTCTGTGCGAAATCCCGGACCATATCGCGGATCATCTTGTGCTGTTCGTTGAAATAACCGGACATATTACCCTTTGATAGTATTGTAAAACATTATTATAACCACGATTGGCCAATATAAACGCGGGTGTGGATCGTTGCAAGATTTTTTGGGAGAATCGGAGAGCGTCGAATATTAGCCAAGGTGGGCCTCATTCTTGCTATTGAATCTCTCCGCGGCAGACCACAGGGTATTACCAAGCAATCGTGGAGTTGTAAAGGTAAGGAGCTGAAGCCCCTGAAAGGTTTGATGAGGGCTTCGTTTCCCCCGTCCCGTCCGGACGGGATGGGGCTATTCAATTATTAGACTCCATGTTTCCCAATACACATATGTTCAGTATTTGACCGTCAGGGATGCTGTGAGCGATCAGTGACGGAATGAGTGGCCTCAAGAAGGGGAATCACACCCTCCGCGGATGGCCGCTTTTCGCGCCATTCGCGGTCATTTCCTTTGGACTTGGAGTACTTGGAGTATTTACCGCCAATGACGCTGGGAGCGGTCAGTGGCGTGCAAGTCCCCCTCCGCTAATGGTCACTTTTCGTGTCGCCGGTGGTGAATTCGGAGATTCCACTTTTTGTCCGTTTCCATATACCAGAAACTTGAGGCAAAATCCTTGGAATGAAGTCCGGGCAGGATAAAAAAATCCTCTTATGATTGAACATGAATAGTCCAAAGTGGCAACTCGGGGAATTGAATGATATCTTTTCAACCCCGTTCGGGGTTGTGGGCATTCAGGTAACTTCTTCGGCCCACCGGCTCCGCCGGTGGCTATTTATGTTGAAGCCCTTTGGGCGTCCTTTCTTTTTTTCTGTCCTTTCCTCTTCCTCCCCGAAAACGCGTCGGGATTTGCAACTTCGGAAGTGGAAGGGGAATAGGTTCTTTGCCTGGTTTTGGATTCACGTCTCTCCCTCTTTTTTGAAGAGAAGGAGAACAAGAGGGTGAGTTGTATTCCAGTAAGAAGAACAAGTCCTTTCGACTGAGTCCGGCAGCCGCCGGACGAACGTCCCGGAAGGGACTCCTCTCGGAGGAGGAATCTCGAAAAGGAACCTCCGAAGGGTGGACGACCAGATCCTTCCCCGTAGGGATCCCTCCGGGACGGCTCTCCCGCCAGTGCGGGATCGCTCAGGATGACTGGTATTATTCTCATGAGTAAAATGGTGAGTCATTCCGAGCGAACGAAGTGAGTCGAGGAATCTGATGAGGTATTCTCCGGAGGATAGAAAACGACATCCCTCCCCGTAGGGATCCCGTTGGGACAGCTGCTCCGATATATTGGAGCAGCCGAGGGATGACTGTAAATACTCATTTTTGAGTTGTTGATTATGGTGGTATCACCACTGTCGGGAAATGATTCGCCTTTGAATGGGATTCAAAGGCTTGCATATCAAATCAATCCTCGCAATGTTTGTGACGGCGAATATTACGAGACGGATAACCTATTCGTTTACCTCACCGACCAGTCGATATAATTCACCAACGCATCAGTGCGGCAGCCCAGGTGAATCCGCTGCCGAAGGCGGCCAGGCTGACCAGATCTCCCTTGGAAATACGGCCTTCCTCCACCGCTTCGTGCAATGCTATCGGTATGGAGGCCGCCGTTGTGTTACCATATTTATGGATGTTGCTCATATACTGGTCTTCGCTCAGATTCAGCCGCTTGGCAATGGCTTCGGTGATCCGGAAGTTCGCCTGGTGGGGTACCACCATGTCCAGATCTTCTTCGGTATAGCCGTTCGCCTCCAGGCTCTCCCGGATGACTTCCGGAAACCGGGTGATAGCGTGTTTAAAAACCTGCCGTCCATTCATCTTGGGGAACACCATGCCTTGGTCGATCATCTCTTTGGAAATCCACGGTTTCTGAAGCGTAGTCGGCGCCTCGACCCAGAGTTCGTCGGCATATTTTCCGTCAGCATGAAGGTGGGTGGACAGGATGCCCTTGTCCTCGGCTTCAGTCCCGCGAATCACAGCTGCCCCGGCACCATCGCCGAAGAGGACGGCTACGTCGCGGCCCTCGGTGGAGAGGTTCAGTCCCACGGAATGCACCTCGGCGCCTATTAGTAACACGGTTTCGTGGGTGCCGGATTTCACGTATTGATCGGCAACCGACAGCCCATAAATAAACCCCGAGCACTGGTTTCGGACGTCCAACGCCCCAACGCCGCGGAGACCGAGTTTCCGGCCGAGATAAACGCCAGATCCCGGGAAGTAGTGTTCCGGACTCAGCGTGGCGAAGATGATTAATTCCACGTCATCTATGGTACAACCGGCGTTCTCGAGCGCTTGATTGGTCGCATGGACGGCCAAATCCGCCGGCCCGGTGCCGGGTTCAACAAATCGGCGCTCCTGGATACCGCTTCGCTCCCGGATCCACTCATCACTGGTATCCATCATCTGTTCAAGATCTTTATTCGTCACAACCCGCTCAGGGACATACATACCAGTACCTGCAATATAACTTCGTCTCATGATGCCTCCCGGTTTCATGTTATTTCAAATGAACGAATAGCACGTTGTCCCCGACAAGTCGGAGAACGTCCCGGAAGGGACACCTTCCGGAGCAGAAACGGCAAGATAATCGCTGATCAAAATATGTAGGTGGTTCTAATAGCATTGCATCCTATCCCTAAAGACAAAAAGCTAGTTTTTTTGTGCAGATACTCTGTATTGCAACCGGACGATCTACGAAAATCTGCAGAATCTGCGTCATCTGTCTGCTATTAAAATATTTGGGTTTAAAAAATAGGTCAATCTTCGGTTGAGATGACAATATAGATGCAAATGAACCAAGATTCGAGAATTTTCTCCGCAGCGCACGGCAAGTTGTTTCCCAGAGATGGGTATGGTGCTCTGACTACGGCCTAGTCTGTAAGCGGCGATGCAACTTCATTCTCTTTGGAAAGAATAATATCCCGGACGTTGAGCTGGATAAATTCCCGGCCGTTCCAGCGGTTTTTTTCCACGACGAAGGCCAGATCGATGGGCTCGTTTTTGATGAGAAGCTCGTAATATTCACCCATCTGGAAGGCGATGGCGTCCAGCATGGTCCGGCCCTGTTTGACCTTGAACTTCAGGTGGTTCTCCCCCACTATCCGCGGCAGTCCGGCCACCGAGAGGTTTCTGGCGCCGAAGACCGGCCGCATATTCTTCGGCCCATACGGACCCAGCCGCTGCAGCATCTGCATCATCTGGGAGCCGACGTCTGTGAACCGGATATCCGTTTCCAGCGTGAGCCCCGGTACCAGCATGTCGTCGGTGATTTCTCTTGCTGCAATCCTCTGAAATTGCTCTTCGAACTGCTCCAGGTTTTCGGTTTCGATGGAGAGTCCGGCCGCCATAGCGTGACCGCCGTACCCGATGAAATGGTCGGCGCACTCGGTGAATGCATCGTACAGGTCAAAACCGGAGATGCTCCGGGCGGAGCCTTTGCCGACACCGTTATCCAGCGAAATGATGACGATGGGCAGGTGGTATTTTTCCTTTAGCTTGGAGGCGACAATCCCGATAACGCCCTGGTGCCAGTCTTCCTCCCAGAGAACGAGGGACCGCACTTCGCCGGAGGAGAGCTTCGGGTATTTGGACTGGACCAGGTAGATTGCCGAATCGTAGGTGCTGCGTTCGATCTCCCGGCGTGCCGTGTTCTCCTGGTCCAGTATCTTTGCCAGCGATTTCGCCTCGCGCCGGTTCTCCGTAGTGAGCAGATCCACGGCGCGGGTGGCGCTGCCGAGCCGACCGACCGCGTTAATCCGTGGCGCGATCTGGAAGACGATATTTCCGACGTTCAGGTCGGCGCCCTCCTGGAGCTTTTTCTCCAGCCCGCTGACCTTGATAAGCGCCCGGAGTCCGGGTTTATTGGATTTTGGTAATTGTTGGATTCCGGCGTGGACCAGCATCCGGTTCTCGCCGGTAACCGGAACCATATCCGCCGCAGTGGCCAGCGCGACCAAATCGAGGTGCGTAAAGAGTCGTTCTTCGCTCCAGTCTCCATCGTTGGGACCGGCGCCCCCGGAAAATGCTCTGCACATGGCCTGCGCGTATTTGAATGCCACCCCGCAGCCACAAAGACCGGTGAACGGGTATTCGCAATCGATGCGGTTCGGATTTAATATGGCCGCAGCGTCCGGCAAGGACTCCGGCGGCCGGTGATGATCGGTGATAATAATCGGGATTCCGAGCTCGTTGGCGTAATCCACTTCCTCGAATGCGTTGATGGCGCAATCACAGGTAATGATCAGGCTGGCCCCGATATCTCTGGCATATTCGATGCCTTGTTTTGAGAGGCCGTATCCCTCGGATTCCCGGTCCGGAATATAGTAATCCACATCGACGAGATTATCCCGAAAGAACCAAGTGAGCAGCGCAGTCCCCGAGGTCCCGTCCACGTCGTAATCGCCGAAGATAAGGAGCTTTTCGCCGCTGCTTATGACATCGGCAACCTTTTCGATGGCTTTCTCCATGCCCGCGAGCATATACGGATCCCAGAGATGGTCGAAGCTGGGGTTGAAAAAGGTATCGGCTTTTTCTTTGGAATCGAGGTTCCGGTTCAGCAGAATACTGGCAACCGGAGGGATGACACCAATATTATCGGCATAGGAGCGGACGGTTTCCTGATTCTTCGCCTGCCCGAACTCCCTGTATTTCCACAGTTTCTTTTTGCGCATACAATCCTGAAAGGTTTGAGTGACAAATTAGGTGTAAAATGATAGGGCAGGTTTGGTCAAGGATCAAGAGATATGATTTATTACCGAATAAAATAGCACGCAGATTGAATGGAATTAGGACCGCCTTTGAATGAGATTCAAAGGCTACATGGATTAGCCTCGCAATCTTATTGCGAGGAAGAAATGCATTTTACAGCTCTAAGGCGGCTCAATATGAATAGCCCCGGGCTTTAGCCCGGGGATAATGGAAAAATAACATAAAAAAACCCCGCAGGGGATCCTGCGGGGCGATTGGTATTGACAATTGATCTGTAAGCCGAATTCTGTCCTCCGGCGGTAGCCGAATGGATAGTCATTTATCTGCGGTCGGGATGGCTCCCGGCCTGATGCAATCTACCTGGAGAGTCCCGACGAGTCGGGATCGGCGGGAAACCGCGATTCTCTCCAACTTGATCTTACTCCGGATGGGGTTTGCCCGGCCTCCGGCATCGCTGTCGGAGCGGTGCGCCCTTACCGCACCATTTCACCCTTCCCCGATAATGTGCTATTTGCCGAATCATAGATTCGGATAGCACTAATCGGGGGGTATCGTTTCTGCGGCACTTTCCGTCCTAAAGGGACCTCGATGTTATCGAGCATCCTTCCCTGCGGAGTTCGGACTTTCCTCCCCGATAGAATACTTTAGTCCAAATCAGAGATTTGGTGAAATTCAAATCGGGGCGACTATCCGATCAATTGTCAAAAAACATGGTAATATTTATTCGTCTTTGCCTTCGTCCTGTTCTTCCGGCCAGTAGAGAAACCGGCCACAGATCTCACACGGCATCATGCGATCTTTGGTCCGGATTTCCACCAAATTCTGTGGCGGAATCCGCTGCAGACAGCCTCCGCATGATCCCCGGACCACCGGGACCACAGCCAGACCATTCCGCGCATTCCGAATGCGGTCGTAACGGGAAAGTTTCGAACGGGGGATATCTTTGACGATCCCTTCCCGCTCTTTTTCGAGTTTTTCCTGTTCCTCTTCCGTTTTCTTGATGGTCTTTTCCAGGTCGGATTCCCGCTTTTCCAGGTCTTCCGCTAATTCCTCGACCTGGTTCTCTTCCATGGCGATGGCTTCCTCCAGCTGCTCCTTTTCATCGGAGAGTTCCACCAGTTGCATCTCTGCTTCATCCACGGATTTTTTAAACTGTTCAATTTCGGAGGTGAGTGCATCATACTCCTTGTTGGTGGTCACCAGATAGAGCTGATCCTGCTTCTCCTCCACTTTCTCCGATTTGTCATCAATGGTAGCCTGATGTTTGCGTTCCTCCTTCTTGATCTCTTCGAGGCGGCCCTTGTCCTCTTCCAGCTGCGCTTCATGCTTCCGAAGCGCCTGGCGGGTCTCCCGTACTTTCTCAGGGAGGTCCCCCTTCAGTTCCTCGATCCGCATTAATTCCTTGTCAACCTGCTGTAACTCGATGAGTTTTTCCAACTCGCTCACTGATCATTCCTCCGTCTATTTCCCTTGTTTCTCATTGGGTCGGTTCCTGATATTTTTCGGCTCCAAACAAAAAAAAATGCATCGAATAATCGATGCATTTTCAAAATTTAGCAGTGTGTTGATATGTCCAACGTTCGGTCCGCCCGGGATTCTGTTTTCCGGCGTTGCTCGTTTTGCCTCCGTTTGGTAATCCGCAGTCGGGAAAAACGACGTATCCGGTTTGGGTAAACCATTTACGTGCTGCTCGCGGCTTTTTTGTTAATAATCAACACTCCTCTGTTCCAAAAATTTTCTACCTCAACTGCTTTTCTCGTGGGCGATACTGGATTTCCCCGAAGGGATCCCGCCGGGAGAACCAGTGACCTTCTCGACAGGTCGGGACACTCTAACCAGCGCCCGTCCAGTAAGAAAGGACAAAATTCCCACTTCATAGCTTGTCAATTAGCGTGTGGGCGATACTGGATTTGAACCAGTGACCTCTGCCATGTGAGGGCAGCACTCTAACCAGCTGAGCTAATCGCCCAAGTCACCCCATCCTTCATTTCTCAAAAAGCATTTATGAATTTAGACGTCACTTGAGCGAACTGCAAGGGGAAATTGTTAACTAATTTACAATGGGTTTGATGTACCGCGCCGGTAGAAAACAACCTCAATCATTACAAGATAGGTCAGAGTTGAATAACACTTGGGTCAAAAGAAGACAAATAATAATTCATCTCTAAGTTTCGAGCAGACTTTTTTCAATGCACTTTGTACAAAAGTGTGGAAAATTATATTTGCTCTTTCCGAGATATTGCACAAAGAGCTGGTCTAAAATATTAATATTACATATTCGTACTCCCTTTTTGTCTTGATACAAAAAGGGGAAAAATCAAGGCGGTCAAGTCTATTTCTGTCATGCCAACGGCTTCCTCGGGCGGGAATCAAAACTCCCTTCTGTCAAACAGTTGATTCCCGCTTCTCCTCAGGGCGCCGGGCATGAAGACGAAATAGACTTGAAGGCCATTTACATAACCTTAATTATTCATAAACTCGTGGACTTGTGATAAAAAATATCGTGTTTAGTTGTTCAGAATCAACGATTTGTAGAGACACGCCATGGCGTGTCTCTACCCCAGAATATTTTGGTAGCGGAGTACTGCCAATTCATACCATACATCCGGCCATTACTTCAATGCACAATTCCGAAGATCTTTTTATGAATAATACAGGATAAGTAAAAGGAAATTTAAAGCACCCCAAACCTTTGCTCCCGGCCTTGAAAACTAGATTGCCCCGTCGCTCGGTGAGCGGTTTCAAACCAGTTTTCTCCGCCGGATTTTTTAGCACTTTTTAAAAAATGCAGAGAAAAGGAAAATTCACCGATATTGGAATTCGCTCAAAAATGGTGACTTAAGTATTTCAATACTGCACAGTTATAACGATACAAAAACAAGCACATCTGGATTCTCCCGGAAAATTAAACTATTTTTTAATTATGAAATACGACGCCGCATTTTTCGAGGTTTTTGCAGAGGAGGAGCGCCTGCTCAGGGAATATCTTCCGGAGGGGTACTCTTGGTACTTTACCGATGACACCATCCAGGACGACGGCATCGACGAGTTGCCCTCGGCGGTTATTTCTACCAGGACGCAGTCGAAATTTCCCAAGGATTGGTTGCAGGATCTTGAGGCCATATTTACACGGTCCAC contains:
- a CDS encoding HDIG domain-containing protein, which produces MANKSSGSSDSGSGIPSKGKLGNSRKQNSHDSPWRTSAWVKVGLLIVILVLTALMFPRSEAVEYNYQVNEITNEPIIAPFTFPVLKSDQELEEDRREARQEVPFVFRRQPAVVDTQLTELSNFFADLEQIRRVYQRYQSSLSELPGSATPQGDTQQGNTVYKDSLAFASLVESFNDSYGIDIRQDKWNVLLMAQAPDGSDRLVPFLEPIVKRITRDQFAEGIYDIPMENITSNQVAIQSGGEEVIESAQSHNDRNKAWINAKRQIQSALGQDNQQLVSAVFEVVVHFMEPNLVYQKEVTERRQEEAIARVPISKGIVLENEKIVDANTRVTPEIQRKLTSLAAAKAKRGGEQGILSQVYTYTGRLLFVAIILFFFVAFLLTYRPEIYEDNKHVLLISLVFIMFTVLSYFIYYQWGLSEYLIPITIAAMLFTIIYDARVSFFGTITLTVLISVLLGNRMNFFITTIFASTLAIYAVRRLRTRNQLYYAILYITGAYYLALFATELTLVPDLRHLGSNFVWAAGNGVLSPLLTYGLIALIEMSFKITTDMTLLEMSDLNRPLLKQLAMKAPGTYHHSVVVGNLAEAAAEAIGANSLLARVGAYYHDIGKMNKPEYFVENQKSSENRHDNLKPQLSALIIQAHVKEGLELAKEHNLPKEVADFIPMHHGTMKIEYFYQKALENAAETGEEVNEADFRHEGPKPNTKETGIVMLCESIEAGTRSIKNPTPQKFHQFIDMMFDKRLKDGQLDDCPLTIKELSEIREAFVPILFGMYHLRIEYPDQQKGNKSQQKEWRKNLKATKA
- a CDS encoding acyl-CoA dehydrogenase translates to MSGYFNEQHKMIRDMVRDFAQNEVEPIAAELDQTERFPTELVEQMGELGLMGIPYPEEYGGAGMDTISYALAIEELTKACSSTAITMAAHTSLGTFPIFRFGTDEQKQKYLPKMTSGEWLGAFGLTEPQAGSDASGTQTTAVPDGDEWVVNGGKMFMTNGGEAGVIVFTAVTDPDAKGSDGISCFVVEAGTPGLVIGKKEKKMGWRASDTRQVHFEDMRIPKENLLGEINRGYAQFMETLDGGRISIAAMGLGLAEAAFEASRKYVNEREAFGKKIKRFQGVSFPLADMRMKIEAAHHLTYNAARLKDEGKDFKLEAGMAKLYTSELATWATNQAVQTHGGYGYIKDFPVERYFRDAKVLEIGEGTSEIQRLIIAREVLKE
- a CDS encoding ketoacyl-ACP synthase III, coding for MRRSYIAGTGMYVPERVVTNKDLEQMMDTSDEWIRERSGIQERRFVEPGTGPADLAVHATNQALENAGCTIDDVELIIFATLSPEHYFPGSGVYLGRKLGLRGVGALDVRNQCSGFIYGLSVADQYVKSGTHETVLLIGAEVHSVGLNLSTEGRDVAVLFGDGAGAAVIRGTEAEDKGILSTHLHADGKYADELWVEAPTTLQKPWISKEMIDQGMVFPKMNGRQVFKHAITRFPEVIRESLEANGYTEEDLDMVVPHQANFRITEAIAKRLNLSEDQYMSNIHKYGNTTAASIPIALHEAVEEGRISKGDLVSLAAFGSGFTWAAALMRW
- the recJ gene encoding single-stranded-DNA-specific exonuclease RecJ → MRKKKLWKYREFGQAKNQETVRSYADNIGVIPPVASILLNRNLDSKEKADTFFNPSFDHLWDPYMLAGMEKAIEKVADVISSGEKLLIFGDYDVDGTSGTALLTWFFRDNLVDVDYYIPDRESEGYGLSKQGIEYARDIGASLIITCDCAINAFEEVDYANELGIPIIITDHHRPPESLPDAAAILNPNRIDCEYPFTGLCGCGVAFKYAQAMCRAFSGGAGPNDGDWSEERLFTHLDLVALATAADMVPVTGENRMLVHAGIQQLPKSNKPGLRALIKVSGLEKKLQEGADLNVGNIVFQIAPRINAVGRLGSATRAVDLLTTENRREAKSLAKILDQENTARREIERSTYDSAIYLVQSKYPKLSSGEVRSLVLWEEDWHQGVIGIVASKLKEKYHLPIVIISLDNGVGKGSARSISGFDLYDAFTECADHFIGYGGHAMAAGLSIETENLEQFEEQFQRIAAREITDDMLVPGLTLETDIRFTDVGSQMMQMLQRLGPYGPKNMRPVFGARNLSVAGLPRIVGENHLKFKVKQGRTMLDAIAFQMGEYYELLIKNEPIDLAFVVEKNRWNGREFIQLNVRDIILSKENEVASPLTD
- the ybeY gene encoding rRNA maturation RNase YbeY yields the protein MAEEPQSDQSLATPAHRIRIETNLEGLEYDETPVLKAVRSVLDAEQCTEAEIDIILVDDEYLRELKHEFFGQDVYTDVIAFRLNSYEESKVEGEVYISLHRAAEQAMEYDVTADMEILRLAIHGILHLLGYEDDTDEKKAIMTSKEDRHLASFDEPLIVQHLP